The genomic stretch GTCCTGAGCTACATGACCGACGCCGAGCAGCAGCTGTACGCGCTGGGCATCCCGGTCAAGACCCGCCACAACGAGGTCGCGCCCGGCCAGTTCGAGATCGCCCCGATCTTCGAGGACAGCAACATCGCCGCCGACCACCAGCAGCTCACCATGCAGGTGCTGCGCAACACCGCCCGCAAGTACGGCCTCGTCGCGCTGCTGCACGAGAAACCCTTCGCGGGCGTGAACGGCTCGGGCAAGCACTGCAACTGGAGCATGAGCACCAACGCCGGTGAGAACCTGCTGGAGCCCGGCGACACCCCGCACGAGAACCTGCAGTTCCTGTTCTTCACGTCGGCCGTCATCAAGGCCGTGGACGAGCACCAGGACCTGCTGCGCATCAGCGTCGCCAGCGCCAGCAATGACCACCGCCTGGGCGCCAACGAGGCGCCGCCCGCAATCATCAGCATCTTCCTGGGCAGCGAACTGAGCGACATCTTCGACCGCCTGGAAAGCGGCCAGGGTGGACGCGGCGCCGAGGCCGGCCTGCTGGGCCTGGGCACCAGCGTGCTGCCCCCCCTGCCCCGTCACGCCGGGGACCGCAACCGCACCAGCCCCTTTGCGTTCACCGGGAACAAGTTCGAGTTCCGCGCGGCGGGCAGCAGCCAGAGCATCTCCTTCCCGATCACGGTCCTGAACACCATCGTCGCGGACGCCGTGAGTGCCCTGGCGGCCGAGCTGAAGGCCAAGCTGGAGGGCGGCGCGGACCTGAACAGCGCTGTGGCGGACATCGTGAAGGCCACCTACAGCGCCCACAAGCGCATCGTCTTCAACGGCGACGGCTACAGCGACGAGTGGCACCAGGAAGCCGAGCACGACCGGAAGCTGCTGAACCTGCGCACCACCCTGGACGCCGTGCATCACCTGACCGACGCGAAGAACGGCGCCCTGTTCGAGAAGTTCAAGGTGCTGTCCGACCGTGAACTGGCCGCCCGCCAGGAAATCATGTACGACATCTACTTCAAGACGGTGAACATCGAGGGCGAGACCACCGAGTACATGGCCCGCACCATGATCCTCCCCGCCGCCGTGAAGTACCTCTCCGAACTGCACGCCGCAGGGGGCAGCAAGGCCGTCAGGGGCGTCGCCGCCGAGGTCGAGGCCGCCGCGGACGAACTGTTCGACGCTGTGCAGGCCCTCAGCGCCCAGAACACCGCCACCGGCGGGGACGAGGTGCACGAGAAGGCCCACCACATGCGTGATCAGGTGCTGCCCGCCATGACCGCCGTGCGCAAGGCCGCCGACAAGCTGGAGAAGGTCGTTGCCGAGCAGCACTGGCCCCTGCCGACCTACCGCCAGATGCTCTTCGTCAAATAAAGCCAGCTGTGAATGGGGGGCGGCGCGTGGGGTGACCTGCGCGCCGCCCCCCGTGGGTGGCCCGGCGGGCGGGCAAGGGACTGTGCGCCTTTCCTCCCGCCCCGCAGGCCCACCGCAGTAGACTGGGGGCGTGCTGAACCTGCTGCGCCGCCCCGCCGTGACCCCCGCCGAACTGGACGAGGGCCTGCGCGCACTGGGACTGGACGGCACCGGGCACGTGATCGTGCACGCCAGCCTGAAATCCTTCGGTCAGCTTGAGGGTGGGGCGCGTACGGTCGTGGACGCCCTGGAACGCGCGAGCGCCACGGTGGTCGCCCCGGCCTTCACGTACTCCACGCTGCTCTCGCGGACCACCGCGACCCCCCACGCGCGCTTCCACCGGGACTCGCGGGTCAGCCGGGACATCGGGCGGGTGCCGCAGGAACTCGTGGAACGCGCCGACGCGCTGCGATCCTTCCATCCCACGCTGAGTTTCATCGCGCTGGGGCAGGAGGCGCGCCGCATCACCGAGGCGCAGTCGCTGAGCAGCCCGTACCAGCCCATCGGGGCGCTGTACGACCTGGACGGCTTCGCGCTGCTGATGGGCGTGGATTTCGGCAGCAACACCAGCGTCCACTACGGCGAGCACCTCGCGGGCCTGCCGCTCCTGACGCGGTACGTGCCGCTGGACGGGCAGGTCGTGCCGACTGCGTTTCCGAACTGCTCGGCGGACTTCGACAACCTCGCGCCCGAGGTGCACGCCCGCGCCCGCAGCGTGCAGGTCGGCCAGAGCACCCTGCGCCTGTACCGCGTACGGGACCTCGTGGACAGCACCGTGCGCCTCCTGAACCGCGACCCGGAGGGGCTGCTGTGCACCTACCGGGGCTGCCGCTGTCAGGAGGTTCGGGCGCTCGTGCGGCAGCAGGGCCTCAGGCCCCGCGTGCATACCGGCCTGATCAGCTGAAGCCGCCTGTCAATGCAGGCCGGACGCCTGGGGGTGACCCGGCGTCCGGCCCATGTGGCTCCGGTCAGAACTCGACGCGGCAGTTGTTCTCCTGTTGCCGTTTGCCGCCTGCGAGGAGCACCGCGTCACCGCTGAGGCTGCCGCCCAGGGCCCCCTGAGCCTGTTCGGGCAGGACGCAGCTGAAGGTCACGCCGCCCAGCGTCAGTCCAGTTTCAGGCCGGTCGCGAGCCACGTCAGGCGGTAGGTCCAGTCGGTCGGGAGTTTCTCGGCGGTGCCGTTCCCGGTCAGGGTGGCGCGGCCACTCCAGCCGTCGGGTTCAGCCCGGTCGAAACTCAGGCGGTACGTGAGTTGGAAGGTGCTGAACGTCCAGGTCTGCCCGGCCTTCGGGACGCGGTTCACGCCGTCCAGCCAGCGGGGCGGTTGCGCCGCGCCGACGCTGCTGCCGGGTGCCAGGGCACCCAGCGTGAGTTCGCACAGCGTGTCGGTCAGCAGGGCGCGGCCCAGCACGGTGCGGCCCGGCGTGTACCCGTTGCTGGCGAAGCTGAACAGGCATACGACCGCGCGCGGGTCGCGGTCCTCGCCGATCTGCACGGCCAGCGTGTCCGGGTACTGCCGGTCGCTGCGGTCGAAGTACTTGAATTCGGCGGGCGCGCTGCTCAGCCCGGTCGCCTGTCCCTGCCCGGCGCCGCCGCTGGCCGTGTCCACCCGGACGTTCCATTTCGCGGTGGGGGCCGAGAAAGCCGGGCGGGTCTGGAGCGTCCAGTTCTGCC from Deinococcus soli (ex Cha et al. 2016) encodes the following:
- a CDS encoding glutamine synthetase III, which gives rise to MNHDFDVISAARNWRTDAVDTATPDQIISSVYASDVLTLEQLKARLSKPTFKSLQATLERGATLDPSIADTVALAMKTWAMEKGATHYTHWFHPLTGSTAEKHDSFVSPNGDGSAIATFSGKELIQAEPDASSFPSGGLRATFEARGYTAWDASSPAFIMRHANGATLCIPTAFASWTGEALDTKTPLLRSVEALNKAVTPALKLFGASEGTRVSSTLGAEQEYFLIAEEYYYRRPDLVMTGRTLFGAQPPRGQELEDHYFGAIPDRVLSYMTDAEQQLYALGIPVKTRHNEVAPGQFEIAPIFEDSNIAADHQQLTMQVLRNTARKYGLVALLHEKPFAGVNGSGKHCNWSMSTNAGENLLEPGDTPHENLQFLFFTSAVIKAVDEHQDLLRISVASASNDHRLGANEAPPAIISIFLGSELSDIFDRLESGQGGRGAEAGLLGLGTSVLPPLPRHAGDRNRTSPFAFTGNKFEFRAAGSSQSISFPITVLNTIVADAVSALAAELKAKLEGGADLNSAVADIVKATYSAHKRIVFNGDGYSDEWHQEAEHDRKLLNLRTTLDAVHHLTDAKNGALFEKFKVLSDRELAARQEIMYDIYFKTVNIEGETTEYMARTMILPAAVKYLSELHAAGGSKAVRGVAAEVEAAADELFDAVQALSAQNTATGGDEVHEKAHHMRDQVLPAMTAVRKAADKLEKVVAEQHWPLPTYRQMLFVK
- a CDS encoding AAC(3) family N-acetyltransferase, with protein sequence MLNLLRRPAVTPAELDEGLRALGLDGTGHVIVHASLKSFGQLEGGARTVVDALERASATVVAPAFTYSTLLSRTTATPHARFHRDSRVSRDIGRVPQELVERADALRSFHPTLSFIALGQEARRITEAQSLSSPYQPIGALYDLDGFALLMGVDFGSNTSVHYGEHLAGLPLLTRYVPLDGQVVPTAFPNCSADFDNLAPEVHARARSVQVGQSTLRLYRVRDLVDSTVRLLNRDPEGLLCTYRGCRCQEVRALVRQQGLRPRVHTGLIS